The genomic interval CCAGTTGTGAAGTGAGTACGACCTTTCTATCCTGTGttccaaaaataacaatatttcTTACCGTAGTCCCAATAGAGCTACCATGGCCTTATATTTTGGTAACATCTCCTCAGAGGCCTTTCAAGCCAGATTCAGCGATCCCTGTAGCCCATTTCTGACCTTATGGCTCGTCCAACATCAATCTGGTCCTCAATTCGAAAGTGCTTTGGAATCTCTTCCTTTGCAAATCAACAGCATGCTTTTGACTTATCAAGATTTGGGTGAAACATTTACAAGTTCCAAACCCAAAAGCAACGACAAAGGCatcgttgtttttttctgcttACACAGGGCATCAACTTCAAGTGGAAGAAGTCTACAAGATTCATCATACACATAAACTTGTTCAGAGGTTGATCCTGGGTCATTGGAATCCAACTATTGGGTTCACATGGCACGTCAGTCCCAACATTTGGTCCCGACGATCGGATCTGCAAGGCTTCTTTCTAAGGTAATGGCGCCTGACCTTGACTTTCGTCGCAATCAAAAATCTCTAAACCTCTCGTTCCTAGGACATCCACTTTGGAGAACCGTCCCGTGATTACCTATTTCGAGACgggttgttccaattcttcGTGTTTCAAAGGGGTTTTGGCGGATCTTTGGCACGAGCTGCAGGCCATCATGAACTTCACCTACAAACTGACAACACCCGAGGACGGTGAATGGGGTGTTGAGCTCTCAGAGGGAGTATGGTCCGGAATCATAGGTGATTCCGTGCTTGTGGGATAGTAATCGTCCATCTGGACGATCGATAAATAACAGgttggaaacatttttttttcaggccaACTTGCCAACGACGAGGTGGACATTTCTCCTGTGGACATGTTGGTGTCCTCTGCTCGTAATAAGGTGATTGACTTTCTGCCGTCCTTGGGGCCGATTTCTTTGCGGCTCATCGTGGCTAATCCGGCTGAATCCATGAATTGGACCGCTTATTTGGCGCCCCTTACTTGGACCGTTTGGATTGGAATCGGTTTATGCATTCTGCTATTTCCTTGGGTGGTTACTTTTGGTGCCAAAGTTTTGGGTAACGAGTGTCTTTTTCAGATTTATATTGTCATATTGTGGCAGATTCAGACCGAGGTGCATCTTTCAGGGAATGAGCCCACGCAGGATTCCTATGATCTTCAGGACTCTTTCAAATTCGTGGCAGGGGCCATGCTAATTATGAGAGGTTGGAATCCTACACCCGAGGCCTTGCGGAACCAGATCATATTCTATAGTGTTTTGCTGGGTGGCACAATGATCTATTGGCATTGGGAAGCCATGATCATTTCCTACTTGGCAGTCCGAAATGTGGCTCTGCCATTTGAATCCCTCGAAGATCTAGTGGAGAACACAGATTACAAGGTAATTCTCCATAAAACGAATATGTCAAGATTGACCAAGGAAGATCCATATCTTATGATCTGATTCTCAGGTTGTGGTACAACCGGGTACTGCTTACGTGGATCAATTAAGGTTTGGGAACACTGAAGTGTTGAGGCAAACTTGGGTGGAAAGAGTGGAACCTTACATAGACTCTTACCCTTCTGTGAGCATATCCCGTTTTTTCATATACTCTTTTCTAGGTTACACAATAGTAATATCTACTAAATGAATATTAGagcaaataattttcaaaaatcaaatattggatGCCATGACTAACCCTAACAAACTTTTTAAATTGAACTTTCAGTTCCCTCTAATGAATAAATGCCTTGATTATCACTTCACGCGTTGCTTTGTCTGGCCAAAATGTTCTCTCCTTgaatttttaacaaaaaaaagtgctAAACTAGTTATGGTAAGAATAATATAATATGATGAAATATATTTATGTGTCATAGCAAAAGCAATATGTTTGACATGTAGAATTCTAAACCTCGAGCTGAATATTTTACTTCGTATTGTTTGGAGGAGTGGAACCCTATATAGACTCTTACCCTTCTGTNNNNNNNNNNNNNNNNNNNNNNNNNNNNNNNNNNNNTTGTCTGGCCAAAATGTTCTCTCCTTgaatttttaacaaaaaaaagtgctAAACTAGTTATGGTAAGAATAATATAATATGATGAAATATATTTATGTGTCATAGCAAAAGCAATATGTTTGACATGTAGAATTCTAAACCTCGAGCTGAATATTTTACTTCGTATTGTTTGGAAACTGATATTTTTCCATTATACATACTTTGAGTGATTTGTTTGATTAATTTGGgcaacaaagttttttttaatgttcatcagttttttgatttcttatttttcttaACAACACACACTTCCACGTGTTTTCGATTTTCGATAGCAAATATCTAatacaaattttgaactaCAGTGCAAAGGAAGCTTGATTCATAGCATAGTAAAGTCGGCTAAGCCGGCAACAGCTTGCTGGTctccttcatatttttttgatgaataaacAATTGGATCAAT from Tigriopus californicus strain San Diego chromosome 5, Tcal_SD_v2.1, whole genome shotgun sequence carries:
- the LOC131880372 gene encoding glutamate receptor ionotropic, kainate glr-3-like, which codes for MNSSWAWWKHILGVTMLLANPTTILGTQDGLVDWNFIREMSSIHQVKQWILIFERLDSQKMSLIPLIKKIGIPCSIISVQQTLPVVNPNRATMALYFGNISSEAFQARFSDPCSPFLTLWLVQHQSGPQFESALESLPLQINSMLLTYQDLGHQLQVEEVYKIHHTHKLVQRLILGHWNPTIGFTWHVSPNIWSRRSDLQGFFLRTSTLENRPVITYFETGCSNSSCFKGVLADLWHELQAIMNFTYKLTTPEDGEWGVELSEGVWSGIIGQLANDEVDISPVDMLVSSARNKVIDFLPSLGPISLRLIVANPAESMNWTAYLAPLTWTVWIGIGLCILLFPWVVTFGAKVLGNEPTQDSYDLQDSFKFVAGAMLIMRGWNPTPEALRNQIIFYSVLLGGTMIYWHWEAMIISYLAVRNVALPFESLEDLVENTDYKVVVQPGTAYVDQLRFGNTEVLRQTWVERVEPYIDSYPSTKVEMLDLVLKDPSYALLDEYYSLLFYERHSKCEVLTIPKDYFRGDYAFPIQDNSPFKDLFKYHIEILKERGALNQISDRYAPEAQVCPDLSGKSLGFGQCFTAFVALLAGLAVASLALILEILHQQWAPPKSSNRLDNDMLNKLYEHEFQLKYHQSRVLEIRQRLKQSET